In a genomic window of Epinephelus fuscoguttatus linkage group LG23, E.fuscoguttatus.final_Chr_v1:
- the LOC125883805 gene encoding Fc receptor-like B isoform X2 gives MFKGQSVSLSCEEDDSSAGWTLRRNTSDETRAECGADWGRSAGSVCNISYIFLWHSGVYWCESREGATSKSITISVTGGSVILQSPVLPVMEGHDVTLHCKTKTSSNLPAAFYKDGSFIRTEPAGHMTIRHVTRSDEGLYKCDITGHGESPPSWLTVTGQEVTFDFRSSFIQIFT, from the exons ATGTTTAAAGgacagtctgtctctctgagcTGTGAGGAGGACGACAGCTCTGCTGGATGGACTCTGAGGAGGAACACAAGCGATGAAACCAGAGCAGAGTGCGGAGCTGACTGGGGAAGATCAGCTGGTTCTGTCTGTAACATCAGCTACATCTTCTTATGGCACAGCGGAGTTTACTGGTGTGAGTCCAGAGAGGGAGCAACCAGTAAGAGCATCACCATCAGTGTCACTG GTGGATCAGTGATCCTGCAGAGTCCTGTCCTCCCTGTGATGGAGGGACATGATGTCACTCTGCACTGTAAAACAAAGACGTCCTCCAACCTCCCAGCTGCTTTCTATAAAGATGGCTCCTTCATCAGGACTGAGcctgcaggtcacatgaccatCCGCCATGTAACCAGGTCTGATGAAGGCCTCTACAAGTGTGACATCACAGGTCATGGAGAGTCTCCACCcagctggctcactgtcacaggtCAGGAGGTTACCTTTGATTTCAGGAGTTCATTCATCCAGATATTCACCTGA
- the LOC125883805 gene encoding butyrophilin subfamily 1 member A1-like isoform X1, which produces MAPFLLLLFPLCAAASDQHVTVHPGHDVTLRCEAGNVSILAVEWTRPDLEPPQYVFLYRHGYLDPTHQHPSFTGRVELVDRELKDGDVSLTLKNVTSRDKGTYECRVRSDGSRPRKRANIHADPITVIHLEVTAADLKDGNFPRGHVGLAAGGVAVLLLVAAVFVAVWIYRRRTDQRSERPAADEAGNNQLMSPSAV; this is translated from the exons ATGGCTCCATTCCTGCTCCTGTTGTTCCCTCTGTGTGCAGCAGCTTCAG ACCAACATGTGACAGTGCACCCTGGACATGACGTCACTCTGAGATGTGAGGCTGGTAATGTCTCCATCTTAGCTGTAGAGTGGACCAGACCTGACCTGGAGCCACCACAGTACGTCTTCTTATACAGACACGGATACTTAGACCCAACCCACCAGCATCCATCCTTTACAGGCAGGGTGGAGCTGGTGGACAGAGAGCTGAAGGACGGAGACGTGTCTTTAACTCTGAAGAATGTGACCAGCAGAGACAAGGGAACATACGAGTGTCGAGTTAGATCAGATGGATCGAGACCCAGAAAGAGAGCCAACATACATGCTGATCCAATCACAGTCATCCACCTGGAGGTTACAG CTGCAGATTTAAAGGATGGAAACTTCCCTCGTGGACACGTTGGACTGGCAGCAGGAGGTGTTGCAGTGCTTCTTTTAGTTGCTGCAGTGTTTGTTGCTGTCTGGATATATAGAAGACGTACAGACCAAAGATCAGAACGACCTGCTGCTGATGAAGCAGGAAACAATCAGCTCATGAGTCCCTCTGCTGTTTGA